One Micromonospora craniellae genomic region harbors:
- a CDS encoding LuxR C-terminal-related transcriptional regulator codes for MAGRLYVTLSTVKTHLANVQRKLAARNRVEIAAWAWRNDVCSPT; via the coding sequence ATCGCCGGACGGCTCTACGTGACGCTGTCGACGGTCAAGACGCATCTGGCGAACGTGCAACGCAAACTGGCCGCCCGCAACCGGGTCGAGATCGCGGCCTGGGCGTGGCGCAACGACGTCTGCTCCCCGACCTGA
- a CDS encoding ABC transporter ATP-binding protein, with translation MTTPPPTPAAGSPLLDAHLVVTRGDFRLDLPLTIGPGEVVALLGPNGAGKTTALRTLAGLLPLSAGQLTLDGRDLDHPERRIWTPPERRSVGVVFQDYLLFPHLTALDNIAFGPRRQGLNRQRARQRAADWLARMGLAEYARHKPRQLSGGQAQRVALARALAVEPALLLLDEPLAALDAGTRLDTRAQLQRHLAAHTGATLLVTHDPLDALVLADRLVIIEHGCVVQEGSAATITAQPRTDYVARLVGLNLYRGHASGHHVRLGDGFRLTAGDPHDGDVFVAFPPSAVALHPRQPDGSPRNTWPATITGVQRHGDNLRIQLTGPIEVAADVTPSAAAQLALTPGQPVWAAVKAAETRAYPAAPV, from the coding sequence ATGACCACACCGCCACCGACACCTGCCGCCGGGTCGCCGCTGCTCGATGCCCACCTGGTGGTGACGCGGGGTGACTTCCGGCTGGACCTGCCGCTGACCATCGGCCCCGGCGAGGTGGTCGCGCTGCTCGGGCCCAACGGGGCCGGCAAGACCACCGCGCTGCGTACCCTCGCCGGGCTGCTCCCGCTCTCGGCCGGGCAGCTCACCCTGGACGGCCGCGACCTCGACCACCCCGAGCGGCGGATCTGGACCCCGCCCGAGCGCCGGTCCGTCGGCGTGGTCTTCCAGGACTACCTACTCTTTCCGCACCTCACCGCGCTGGACAACATCGCCTTCGGCCCCCGACGGCAGGGCCTGAACCGGCAGCGGGCCCGGCAGCGGGCCGCCGACTGGCTGGCCCGGATGGGACTGGCCGAGTACGCCCGGCACAAGCCCCGGCAGCTCTCCGGCGGGCAGGCCCAGCGGGTCGCCCTCGCCCGCGCTCTGGCTGTCGAACCGGCGCTGCTGCTGCTCGACGAGCCACTCGCCGCGCTCGACGCCGGCACCCGGCTCGACACCCGGGCCCAGTTGCAGCGGCACCTCGCCGCGCACACCGGAGCCACCCTGCTGGTCACCCACGACCCGCTCGACGCCCTGGTGCTCGCCGACCGGCTGGTCATCATCGAACACGGCTGCGTCGTGCAGGAGGGCAGCGCCGCCACCATCACCGCGCAGCCCCGCACCGACTACGTGGCCCGCCTGGTCGGCCTCAACCTCTACCGCGGGCACGCCAGCGGGCATCACGTCCGGCTCGGTGACGGGTTCCGGCTGACCGCCGGGGACCCGCACGACGGCGACGTGTTCGTGGCGTTCCCGCCGTCCGCGGTGGCGCTGCACCCCCGCCAACCCGACGGCAGCCCGCGCAACACCTGGCCGGCCACCATCACCGGGGTCCAGCGGCACGGCGACAACCTGCGCATCCAGCTCACCGGCCCGATCGAGGTCGCCGCCGACGTCACCCCGTCCGCCGCCGCCCAACTCGCGCTCACTCCGGGGCAACCGGTCTGGGCCGCGGTCAAGGCCGCCGAGACCCGCGCCTACCCCGCCGCACCCGTCTGA
- a CDS encoding TIGR02678 family protein codes for MTAESNAPRPAVHRFAVDVPELELADYQRAVRLVLRHPLITATWPDERALPRVRRFSAALRRDLAEAFGYRLELHGATARLVRAKDRLDGTQPAVSRTGRPFDRQRYAYLSLCLAVLGRAGIQITLSELADSVAADANRITGLGLDPDHGSDRRSFVDAVGWLEERGVLRLADGSSAAWASDPGAGEALYDVARDVVFALFRPTRVVQHVDSVSALLDRAMSSSGNAERRQAAQAARRAVVESPVVYHADVEPAVANHLRGSALAADLARLTGLRVERRAEGVLLVDTAGFTAERFPGTGSVAQAAVLLAAEMADRVADPDGRRVKRLAPPDGHAQQQALVGHIDASLPTATLVRLDDADPDKDWTVEGESGPDEADGTGRLPFITDSFLRSAVGEILQRYGTAFGAQWHADPDRLRAEAVALLERFGAVTAVPGGVLVRPLVGRYRHTVATVKPRATTETLF; via the coding sequence GTGACGGCGGAATCCAACGCTCCCCGGCCGGCGGTCCACCGGTTCGCCGTCGACGTCCCAGAGCTGGAGTTGGCCGACTACCAGCGGGCGGTGCGGCTGGTCCTGCGCCACCCGCTGATCACGGCGACGTGGCCGGACGAGCGGGCGCTGCCCCGGGTGCGCCGGTTCTCCGCCGCCCTGCGCCGGGATCTCGCCGAGGCGTTCGGGTACCGGTTGGAGCTGCACGGTGCCACAGCCCGGCTGGTACGGGCGAAGGACCGGCTCGACGGCACCCAGCCGGCGGTGTCGCGCACCGGGCGGCCGTTCGACCGGCAGCGCTACGCGTACCTGTCGTTGTGCCTGGCGGTGCTGGGCCGTGCCGGGATCCAGATCACCCTCAGCGAGTTGGCGGACTCGGTGGCCGCAGATGCGAACCGGATCACCGGACTGGGGTTGGATCCGGATCACGGCTCGGACCGGCGGTCGTTCGTGGACGCGGTCGGCTGGCTGGAGGAGCGGGGCGTGCTGCGACTGGCCGATGGCTCCAGCGCCGCCTGGGCCAGTGACCCGGGCGCCGGAGAGGCGCTCTACGACGTGGCGCGGGACGTGGTGTTCGCGCTGTTCCGGCCGACCCGGGTGGTGCAGCACGTCGACTCGGTGTCGGCGCTGCTGGACCGGGCGATGAGCAGCAGCGGCAACGCCGAGCGCCGGCAGGCGGCCCAGGCAGCCCGGCGGGCGGTGGTGGAGTCGCCGGTCGTCTACCACGCCGACGTCGAACCGGCGGTCGCCAATCATCTGCGCGGCTCCGCGCTCGCCGCCGACCTGGCCCGGCTGACCGGGCTGCGGGTGGAACGGCGGGCCGAGGGCGTGCTGCTGGTGGACACCGCCGGGTTCACCGCAGAGCGGTTCCCGGGCACCGGCTCGGTGGCACAGGCCGCGGTGCTGCTGGCGGCGGAGATGGCCGACCGGGTGGCCGATCCCGACGGCCGCCGGGTCAAGCGGCTCGCCCCGCCCGACGGGCACGCCCAGCAGCAGGCGCTCGTAGGCCACATCGATGCCAGCCTGCCCACGGCCACCCTGGTACGCCTCGACGACGCCGACCCGGACAAGGACTGGACTGTCGAAGGCGAAAGCGGCCCCGACGAGGCCGACGGCACCGGCCGGTTGCCGTTCATCACCGACAGCTTCCTGCGTTCCGCCGTCGGGGAGATCCTGCAGCGGTACGGTACGGCGTTCGGGGCCCAGTGGCACGCCGACCCGGACCGGCTGCGCGCCGAGGCCGTCGCGCTGCTGGAACGATTCGGCGCGGTCACCGCCGTGCCGGGCGGGGTGCTCGTCCGGCCGCTGGTCGGTCGCTACCGCCACACCGTCGCCACGGTGAAGCCCCGCGCCACCACCGAAACCCTGTTCTGA
- a CDS encoding TIGR02677 family protein, translated as MTAQPSKPTFGLDDFGLDDRMRLFGYVTAENRFAYLWLLRAFDSARSSYHVVLHTSDVAAALAALHETHADCPAPAGLELPRLLDALVEWGVLDRGQDGSRATTLAEYRNRHSVYQFTEAGYRAHRAVEAVLSASMDDSTLSRLVFADLLADLTALAVANEAGDAEEVYRKFNRLDRALADIAERAARFYHMLGDLGRTNDVRPEVFLAHKDALLAHLRDFHDELQRYTPRLRAAVHEVEATGLDRLIEAAAEADERLFHTPVQRIEDWRRRWAGLRSWLAPPGPEQRSEADRLSDATIAAIGDVLALLRRVTEARRGGVSRESQLRHLAAWFTRTGTQEAAHALFDIVFGLGAPRHVGVAHPDPEAIASRLSWWEAPAVELSRTLVTTGRAPGQGRGRPARLDRVDERRHRLRGDQLARERRWADAATALASEGVDDHRLDGPQTQVLLRLLDIALAARVGGRAGVPLAAAAHGVRLTLTPTPGGFTTVRTAEGRLHLDGYALTVTAAQHTAVRRPELVPA; from the coding sequence ATGACCGCGCAGCCATCCAAGCCCACGTTCGGTTTGGACGATTTCGGGCTGGACGACCGGATGCGGCTGTTCGGGTACGTCACGGCGGAGAACCGGTTCGCCTACCTGTGGCTGCTGCGGGCGTTCGACTCGGCGCGGTCCAGCTATCACGTGGTGCTGCACACCTCCGACGTGGCTGCCGCGCTGGCGGCGCTACACGAGACGCACGCCGACTGCCCGGCCCCGGCCGGGCTGGAGTTGCCGCGACTGCTCGACGCTCTGGTGGAGTGGGGGGTACTCGACCGGGGGCAGGACGGTTCCCGGGCCACGACGCTGGCGGAGTACCGCAACCGGCACTCGGTGTATCAGTTCACCGAGGCCGGATACCGGGCGCACCGGGCGGTGGAGGCGGTGCTGTCGGCGAGCATGGACGACTCGACGCTGTCCCGGCTGGTCTTCGCCGACCTCCTCGCCGACCTCACCGCGCTCGCGGTGGCCAACGAGGCCGGGGACGCCGAGGAGGTCTACCGCAAGTTCAACCGGCTGGACCGGGCGTTGGCCGACATCGCCGAGCGGGCGGCGCGCTTTTACCACATGCTGGGTGACCTGGGCCGGACCAACGACGTGCGGCCGGAGGTGTTCCTGGCCCACAAGGACGCGCTGCTGGCGCACCTGCGGGACTTCCACGACGAGTTGCAGCGGTACACACCCCGGCTACGCGCGGCGGTGCACGAGGTCGAGGCGACCGGGCTGGACCGGCTGATCGAGGCCGCCGCCGAGGCCGACGAGCGGCTGTTCCACACCCCGGTGCAGCGGATCGAGGACTGGCGGCGGCGCTGGGCGGGGCTGCGGTCATGGTTGGCGCCCCCGGGCCCGGAGCAGCGCAGCGAGGCGGACCGTTTGTCGGACGCCACCATCGCCGCGATCGGTGACGTCCTGGCCCTGCTGCGCCGGGTCACCGAGGCGCGACGTGGCGGGGTGAGCCGGGAGTCGCAGTTACGGCACCTGGCCGCGTGGTTCACCCGCACCGGCACCCAGGAGGCCGCGCACGCCCTGTTCGACATCGTGTTCGGCCTCGGCGCTCCGCGCCACGTCGGGGTGGCGCACCCGGACCCGGAGGCGATCGCCAGCCGGCTGTCGTGGTGGGAGGCGCCGGCGGTGGAGCTGTCCCGCACCCTGGTGACCACCGGCCGGGCACCGGGGCAGGGCCGGGGACGGCCGGCCCGGCTGGACCGGGTCGACGAGCGCCGGCACCGGCTACGCGGCGACCAACTCGCCCGGGAACGCCGGTGGGCCGACGCGGCGACGGCGCTGGCCTCCGAGGGTGTGGACGATCACCGGTTGGACGGGCCGCAGACCCAGGTCCTGCTGCGCCTGCTCGACATCGCGCTGGCCGCTCGGGTGGGCGGCCGAGCCGGGGTGCCGCTGGCGGCCGCCGCGCACGGCGTGCGGCTCACCCTCACCCCGACGCCGGGCGGGTTCACCACGGTGCGCACCGCCGAGGGCCGGCTGCATCTGGACGGGTACGCCCTGACGGTCACCGCCGCGCAGCACACCGCAGTCCGCCGTCCCGAGTTGGTGCCGGCGTGA
- a CDS encoding TIGR02680 family protein has protein sequence MIEQRAVGRFAPTRAGIINLWDYRDEEFIFVDGWLVLRGPNGSGKTKALEVLFPFVLDGRIEPRRLNPFASEDRTMKSNLLYRGQEVTHAYVWMEFGDGEQYVTVGIGLRAHRHVDRVTRWHFVVDGRVGVDFSLLDADDRPLNRRDLIDRLGAEAVRDSAADYRQLVDDRLFGLGPARYEQLLDLVLTLRKPQLAKDLNPVELSRTLQRGLRPVEDHLLVEAARSFDDMEAVARTLEGLVAADGATAAFLTVYSTYLRTHARAAADALTARRDAVATRSTALDDARHAADAAAESATEAGERLRAVEGEPGRLRAHLDSLKASAAYQSHEQLADLQRHVHDLAEAAGRADEAVVAEESAMARRRTEWERATVAARDTRTAADRLAADLLLDAEAAGITWSADDTAPDDLAARITARAAARHDDVRAVRAQVARHDQADRDHARAAADAAGASAAAVDAEQAERHAEDAVAQARARLRAQLQQWAQGNAGLLADIARPDLTEVLAAVVDATGEPGARTLREAYAEATATTVAERRDRLAALAAQRAALADRRAEVATERDRIAAEHDDAPPVPVTRPAPRAGRPGAPLWRLVRFADGVTGANAAAVEAALHAAGLLDAWLHPDPGTATAALAGDDLDGYLLPLPPHRRPTEATLADVLAPEKQDDVPAARIIEVLTSVALADVTTPDAAPVIGVDGRYVQGIAAGRFAKTSCEYIGATARATRRAARVAECDRLLVVIDADLDAVDRDRASVEALLAAVDAAAAHLPAPAPVHTALRELDRAAATLRARQEASAAAATRLDQALAEAAAAAAALRRSTAERSLPVDRLDDTAEAVSRFEKRGVRLEGARTAAARATEQEDQARQRHDEAVDRFTAAADTARTALVRHQEKAEAYRTLRDSVGVDAERVLADVARTADAIIEAEQAVEQARTALATARERRIAVLTRVELGEQALVAAVTEAQHDAQRLRPYAQPDLLGMLRCPTDLRWPAQTSEDELHPQVAALHEAILAATRELSPTETSLKQSATRLTTALTELQAQLPAAGLDHRPEWDTDDGVIVVRVADEQGLSPVAHFADRIARERRDQEQLLTDSEQRVLEDALLGQLARQIHHRTIEARDLVAAMDSQMRARRMSSGLTVGVGWRLADDLDAEQRDVCKLLERDPARLGPAQLTTMRRHFAARIKTARATAPERPYRELLGDVLDYRQWRTFAFTLHRPGGGTEALTRARHSQLSGGEQSVSLHLPLFAAANALFGSARPDAPRLLGLDEAFAGVDDTGRGELMALAKQFDLDLFMTGYDLWATHPAVSGAAHYDLSHSAVEHAVSTVLLVWDGTTNIADFDGTLARALGSPETRRAPGVRDEPKRAGVLLDLTDE, from the coding sequence GTGATCGAGCAACGTGCCGTCGGCCGGTTCGCCCCGACCCGGGCCGGGATCATCAACCTGTGGGACTACCGGGACGAGGAGTTCATCTTCGTCGACGGGTGGCTGGTGCTGCGCGGGCCCAACGGCTCCGGCAAGACCAAGGCGCTGGAGGTGCTGTTCCCGTTCGTCCTCGACGGGCGGATCGAACCGCGCCGGCTCAACCCGTTCGCCAGCGAGGACCGGACGATGAAGTCGAACCTGCTCTACCGGGGGCAGGAGGTCACCCACGCGTACGTGTGGATGGAGTTCGGCGACGGCGAGCAGTACGTGACCGTCGGCATCGGGTTGCGGGCACACCGGCACGTCGACCGGGTCACCCGCTGGCACTTCGTGGTCGACGGCCGGGTCGGGGTGGACTTCTCCCTGCTGGACGCCGACGACCGGCCGCTGAACCGCCGCGACCTGATCGACCGGCTGGGCGCCGAGGCGGTTCGGGACTCGGCGGCGGACTACCGGCAGCTCGTCGACGACCGGCTGTTCGGCCTCGGCCCGGCCCGCTACGAGCAGCTGCTGGACCTGGTGCTGACCCTGCGCAAGCCGCAATTGGCCAAGGACCTCAACCCGGTGGAGTTGTCCCGCACGTTGCAACGGGGGCTGCGCCCGGTCGAGGACCACCTGCTGGTGGAGGCCGCCCGCTCGTTCGACGACATGGAGGCGGTCGCCCGTACCCTCGAAGGGCTGGTGGCGGCGGACGGCGCCACCGCCGCGTTCCTGACGGTCTACTCGACCTATCTGCGCACTCACGCGCGGGCGGCCGCCGATGCCCTGACCGCCCGCCGCGACGCGGTCGCCACCCGGTCGACCGCACTCGACGACGCCCGTCACGCTGCCGACGCCGCGGCCGAGTCAGCGACCGAGGCGGGTGAGCGGCTTCGGGCTGTCGAGGGCGAGCCCGGACGGCTCCGCGCCCACCTGGACAGTCTGAAGGCCTCAGCGGCATACCAGTCCCACGAGCAGCTCGCCGACCTGCAACGACACGTGCACGACCTGGCCGAGGCGGCCGGGCGTGCCGACGAGGCCGTCGTCGCCGAGGAGAGCGCGATGGCGCGGCGGCGTACCGAATGGGAACGGGCGACGGTCGCGGCCCGGGACACGCGGACGGCGGCCGATCGGCTCGCCGCCGATCTCCTGCTCGACGCCGAGGCGGCCGGGATCACCTGGAGCGCCGACGACACCGCCCCGGACGACCTGGCGGCCCGGATCACCGCGCGGGCTGCCGCCCGGCACGACGACGTGCGCGCCGTCCGCGCGCAGGTGGCGCGGCACGACCAGGCCGACCGGGACCACGCCCGGGCCGCCGCCGACGCGGCCGGCGCCTCGGCCGCCGCCGTCGACGCCGAGCAGGCCGAGCGGCACGCCGAGGACGCCGTCGCGCAGGCCCGCGCCCGGCTGCGCGCCCAGCTACAGCAGTGGGCGCAGGGCAACGCCGGGCTGCTGGCCGACATCGCCCGCCCGGACCTGACCGAGGTACTGGCCGCCGTCGTGGACGCCACCGGCGAGCCGGGCGCGCGGACCCTGCGCGAGGCGTACGCCGAGGCCACGGCTACCACGGTGGCCGAGCGGCGGGACCGGCTCGCGGCGCTGGCGGCGCAGCGCGCGGCGCTGGCCGACCGGCGGGCCGAGGTGGCCACCGAACGGGACCGGATCGCCGCCGAGCACGACGACGCGCCACCCGTCCCGGTGACCCGGCCCGCGCCACGCGCCGGCCGACCCGGGGCGCCGCTGTGGCGGCTGGTCCGTTTTGCCGACGGTGTGACCGGCGCGAACGCGGCGGCCGTCGAGGCGGCGCTACACGCGGCCGGGCTGCTGGACGCCTGGCTGCATCCCGACCCTGGGACCGCGACGGCCGCGCTGGCCGGCGACGACCTCGACGGCTACCTGCTGCCGCTGCCGCCGCACCGGCGGCCCACCGAAGCCACCCTCGCCGACGTGCTGGCACCCGAGAAACAGGACGACGTGCCGGCCGCACGGATCATCGAGGTGCTCACCTCGGTGGCGCTGGCCGACGTGACCACGCCCGACGCCGCGCCGGTGATCGGCGTGGACGGCCGGTACGTCCAGGGCATCGCCGCCGGACGGTTCGCCAAGACCTCCTGCGAGTACATCGGCGCGACCGCCCGGGCCACCCGCCGTGCCGCCCGGGTCGCCGAGTGCGACCGGCTGCTGGTCGTCATCGACGCCGACCTCGACGCGGTGGACCGCGACCGGGCGTCCGTCGAGGCGCTGCTGGCGGCGGTGGACGCGGCCGCCGCGCACCTGCCGGCACCCGCGCCGGTCCACACCGCGCTGCGTGAGCTGGATCGGGCCGCCGCGACGCTGCGCGCCCGGCAGGAGGCCAGCGCGGCCGCCGCCACCCGCCTCGACCAGGCCCTGGCCGAGGCGGCCGCTGCTGCGGCCGCGCTGCGCCGGAGCACGGCAGAGCGGTCGCTGCCGGTCGACCGGCTCGACGACACCGCCGAAGCGGTGAGCCGCTTCGAGAAGCGAGGGGTACGCCTGGAGGGCGCGCGGACCGCCGCCGCGCGTGCCACCGAGCAGGAGGACCAGGCCCGGCAGCGCCACGACGAGGCAGTCGACCGGTTCACCGCCGCGGCGGACACGGCACGCACCGCCCTCGTGCGGCACCAGGAGAAGGCGGAGGCGTACCGGACGTTGCGCGACAGCGTGGGCGTCGACGCGGAACGGGTGCTGGCCGACGTGGCCCGGACCGCCGACGCGATCATCGAGGCGGAACAGGCCGTCGAGCAGGCCCGCACCGCACTCGCCACTGCCCGGGAGCGGCGGATCGCCGTGCTCACCCGGGTGGAGTTGGGCGAGCAGGCCCTGGTTGCCGCCGTCACCGAGGCGCAGCACGACGCCCAGCGGCTGCGCCCGTACGCCCAGCCGGACCTGCTCGGCATGCTGCGCTGTCCGACCGACCTGCGTTGGCCGGCGCAGACCTCGGAGGACGAGCTGCATCCGCAGGTGGCCGCCCTGCACGAGGCGATCCTCGCCGCCACGCGGGAGCTGAGCCCCACCGAGACGTCGCTGAAGCAGAGCGCCACCCGCCTCACCACCGCGCTGACCGAGTTGCAGGCGCAACTTCCCGCCGCCGGCCTCGATCACCGGCCCGAGTGGGACACCGACGACGGGGTGATCGTGGTCCGGGTCGCCGACGAGCAGGGCTTGAGCCCGGTCGCGCACTTCGCCGACCGGATCGCCCGCGAGCGCCGCGACCAGGAGCAACTGCTGACCGACTCCGAGCAGCGGGTGCTGGAGGACGCCCTGCTCGGGCAACTCGCCCGGCAGATCCACCACCGGACCATCGAGGCCCGTGACCTGGTGGCGGCTATGGACAGCCAGATGCGGGCCCGACGGATGTCCTCCGGGCTCACCGTAGGCGTCGGCTGGCGGCTCGCCGACGACCTCGACGCCGAGCAACGCGACGTCTGCAAGCTCCTCGAACGCGACCCGGCCCGGCTCGGGCCGGCCCAGCTCACCACCATGCGCCGGCACTTCGCCGCCCGGATCAAGACGGCGCGGGCCACCGCGCCCGAACGGCCCTACCGGGAACTACTCGGCGACGTCCTCGACTACCGGCAGTGGCGGACGTTCGCGTTTACCCTGCACCGGCCCGGCGGCGGCACGGAGGCGCTGACCCGGGCCCGACACAGCCAGCTCTCCGGCGGCGAACAGTCGGTCTCCCTGCACCTGCCACTGTTCGCCGCCGCCAACGCGCTGTTCGGCTCGGCGCGACCCGATGCACCCCGGCTGCTCGGCCTCGACGAGGCATTCGCCGGCGTGGACGACACCGGACGGGGTGAGCTGATGGCCTTGGCGAAACAGTTCGACCTGGACCTGTTCATGACCGGCTACGACCTCTGGGCCACCCACCCGGCGGTCAGCGGCGCCGCCCACTACGACCTGTCGCACTCCGCCGTGGAACACGCCGTGTCGACGGTGCTGCTGGTCTGGGACGGCACAACCAACATCGCCGACTTCGACGGAACCCTGGCCCGTGCCCTCGGCTCCCCGGAGACCCGCCGCGCCCCCGGTGTTCGCGACGAACCTAAGCGGGCCGGCGTGCTGCTCGACCTCACCGACGAATGA
- a CDS encoding ATP-grasp domain-containing protein encodes MTRPSVLMIGADPYVLRACEAHDVETVLLCNSGAYDSGRIHMPPGGTIIRVDDVTNVEDLVGGLHRAGMGGRSFDAVQTTWEFSVVTAAVLARTMGTRGIAPETALHFRDKSLQKSRLAAAGVPVARTEVVHDLYDVSTVEFAFERAVLKPIAGGGTTSTSVVRDRAELEKLSRECREKKETARTFLLEEFVEGDEWMAEGVVHDGEILFFGLGAYTEPCLAAVDGQEPLSLRRLDPTTDADAYAATEPVVRDAIAALGLRDSVFHMELFREKETGRIVFSECAARRGGALTQEQVLAKFNVDLGEAALLCALGRRPRLDVKVHPGTVGCAGLYGPPGTIVDYPDTDALMALPDVAFVQLWVPPGATLSSKFSASADMLGAVLLVSDSVEEFDRRVTETRQWFANRLAVADPALTGGQRWAWVRRQWPDRNYSDSLFPPA; translated from the coding sequence ATGACCAGGCCATCGGTTCTCATGATCGGCGCCGACCCATACGTGTTGCGGGCCTGCGAGGCGCACGACGTCGAGACCGTCCTCCTCTGCAACTCCGGCGCCTACGATTCGGGACGCATTCACATGCCCCCCGGCGGGACGATAATCCGGGTCGACGACGTGACCAATGTCGAGGACCTCGTCGGCGGGCTGCACCGCGCCGGCATGGGCGGTCGCTCGTTCGACGCCGTCCAGACGACCTGGGAGTTCTCGGTGGTCACCGCCGCCGTACTCGCCCGCACCATGGGCACCCGCGGCATCGCCCCAGAGACCGCCCTGCACTTCCGGGACAAGTCGCTGCAGAAGAGCAGGTTGGCGGCGGCAGGTGTCCCGGTCGCCCGCACCGAGGTCGTCCACGACCTATACGACGTCAGCACCGTCGAATTCGCTTTCGAACGCGCGGTGCTCAAGCCGATCGCCGGCGGCGGCACCACCTCGACCAGCGTCGTCCGCGACCGCGCCGAGCTGGAGAAGCTCAGCCGTGAGTGCCGCGAGAAGAAGGAGACCGCCCGGACCTTCTTGCTGGAGGAGTTTGTCGAGGGCGACGAGTGGATGGCCGAGGGCGTCGTCCACGACGGCGAGATTCTCTTCTTCGGCCTGGGCGCCTACACCGAGCCTTGCCTGGCGGCGGTCGACGGGCAGGAGCCGCTGTCGCTGCGCCGGCTCGACCCGACCACTGACGCCGACGCCTACGCCGCAACGGAGCCGGTCGTCCGCGACGCGATCGCCGCGCTGGGCCTGCGCGACAGCGTCTTCCACATGGAGCTGTTCCGCGAGAAGGAGACCGGGCGCATCGTCTTCAGCGAGTGTGCGGCCCGTCGTGGAGGCGCCCTCACCCAGGAACAGGTGCTCGCCAAGTTCAACGTCGACCTGGGCGAGGCCGCCCTGCTCTGCGCCCTCGGCCGCAGGCCGCGGCTCGATGTGAAGGTTCACCCGGGTACCGTCGGCTGCGCTGGCCTGTACGGTCCACCCGGAACCATCGTCGACTACCCGGACACCGACGCCCTGATGGCCTTGCCCGACGTCGCCTTCGTGCAGCTGTGGGTGCCGCCCGGCGCCACCCTGAGCAGCAAGTTCTCCGCCTCGGCCGACATGCTCGGCGCAGTCCTGCTGGTCAGTGACTCGGTGGAGGAGTTCGACCGGCGGGTGACCGAGACGAGGCAGTGGTTCGCCAATCGGCTGGCCGTCGCAGACCCGGCCTTGACCGGCGGGCAGCGCTGGGCATGGGTACGCCGGCAGTGGCCTGACCGCAACTACTCCGACAGCCTGTTCCCGCCGGCGTGA
- a CDS encoding TIGR02679 domain-containing protein, which produces MTDGRGERPSDRSAAHPSLMPAGRDRPGGPAGLVEQPGWRRLLAAARRSLERSGGRLDTTVTLSIPTDDERLVIIGITGTHRSAAAARLSVRLGAVDEHLHAAHGVGLIEVLTATAPLRNRPSDLKREAVARDAVLAAAHEGRHAGTAWYAEWLDGLRRDGTLTRIVRAGLPFEDVVRVLDALPVADEPIPVFADRVLDDTKALTDGPLRGLVLRAVAAWQQTALPVDGEQERALWESVGLVPDDLASQVLVLNAPATGGLVGRWLTEAAQAGVPMRVTLHQLRLAPLTLNCDELYVCENPAVLRAATTALGAQAPPLICTEGVPSVAVHTLLSAAQGAVIWWRNDFDWAGVRLTAAALQRYPGAVPWRMTAADYLPRAGTGTALIGTPTRTPWDESLGESMRRTSRAVMEERLLDLLIADLRVSGAG; this is translated from the coding sequence ATGACCGACGGGCGCGGCGAACGGCCGTCGGACCGGTCCGCCGCACATCCGTCGCTCATGCCGGCCGGGCGGGATCGGCCGGGCGGTCCGGCGGGTCTCGTCGAGCAGCCCGGCTGGCGGCGATTGCTGGCGGCCGCCCGGCGCAGCCTGGAACGCAGCGGTGGCCGGCTCGACACCACTGTGACGCTTTCCATCCCCACCGACGACGAACGTCTCGTGATCATCGGCATCACCGGCACCCACCGCTCGGCCGCAGCGGCACGCCTCAGCGTCCGACTCGGCGCGGTGGACGAGCACCTTCACGCGGCGCACGGAGTCGGCCTGATCGAAGTGCTCACCGCGACGGCCCCACTGCGCAACCGACCGTCCGACCTCAAACGCGAGGCGGTGGCCCGCGATGCCGTCCTCGCTGCGGCCCACGAGGGCCGACACGCCGGCACCGCCTGGTACGCCGAGTGGCTCGACGGGCTGCGCCGCGACGGCACCCTGACCCGCATCGTCCGCGCCGGACTGCCGTTCGAGGATGTGGTCCGCGTCCTGGACGCGCTGCCCGTGGCCGACGAACCGATACCGGTCTTCGCCGATCGGGTGCTGGACGACACGAAGGCCCTCACTGACGGGCCGCTGCGCGGGCTCGTTCTCCGTGCCGTCGCCGCCTGGCAGCAGACGGCGCTCCCGGTCGACGGCGAGCAGGAACGGGCGTTGTGGGAATCGGTCGGTCTGGTCCCGGACGACCTCGCCAGCCAGGTGCTGGTACTCAACGCACCGGCCACCGGCGGGCTGGTCGGGCGGTGGCTGACGGAAGCCGCGCAGGCAGGTGTGCCAATGCGGGTCACCCTGCACCAACTGCGCCTGGCACCGCTCACACTGAACTGCGACGAGTTGTACGTCTGCGAGAACCCCGCTGTGCTGCGCGCGGCCACCACCGCGCTGGGGGCCCAGGCCCCACCGCTGATCTGCACCGAAGGGGTGCCGTCGGTCGCCGTTCACACGTTGCTGAGCGCGGCACAGGGAGCGGTGATCTGGTGGCGCAACGACTTCGACTGGGCCGGCGTACGACTGACCGCGGCGGCTCTCCAGCGGTATCCGGGCGCGGTTCCGTGGCGGATGACGGCGGCTGACTACCTGCCGAGGGCGGGCACCGGCACGGCACTGATCGGTACGCCCACCCGGACGCCGTGGGACGAGTCGCTGGGCGAGTCGATGCGGCGGACCAGCCGCGCGGTGATGGAGGAGCGGCTGCTCGACCTGCTGATCGCCGACCTGCGCGTGAGCGGAGCCGGGTAA